A single genomic interval of Nostoc commune NIES-4072 harbors:
- a CDS encoding glycosyltransferase yields MKIAIDIQALQTNNSRNRGIGRYTQSVIEAIFRQQNTLSYQLYTNSTLPAPELDKNYFQYNSVDYPYIGSCDINDLLLKTVLMAADVDIIFIPSPMEGFDSTIPDYSDFTKKVFVICYDLIPLIFSDKYLNDPNLRSFYMKRLRNIQNADFIFAISEATRQDVIKYLDISPERILNVSGGVSSFFTPIQAHEHQAWFETFAKKFGIYKKFILYTGGEDWRKNIEGLVTAFSTLPKDLQECYQLVVACKVSEHFSKEINSLASKLEINKSIILTNYVTDEELRALYSTCSLFVFPSFYEGFGLPLLEAISCGAPAIASNSSSLPEILGSDELLFDPYSPSDMARIMQKVLSDENLRKKISDNALLQSAKFSWKYVAKNILDVFQEHQVLKKVSISANQKPQIAFFSPFLPAKSGIADYTQDLLPSLVQHISLDLYHDDSYLPDINISNNLFSHSKFEERLKFQLYEAIIYQIGNSSYHSYIYSHLMRYSGISVLHDYYLGGLINDMEARCPELGVKFDKELEHCYGKDRAVEILTLLKTKNLDVNKNLSEVGIYVNRRIFTRSLGVILHSKWAYNHAIKEFVNDNCHIVHIPQIVPKYIVKDKSARDQRKELGLPDDKLIISTFGFINNTKRPLQILYAFNKYLVTQPNAYLIFVGGTDYLGTINIEDEIRKLSLQNKVKVTGYVNMSDFYHYIEASDICLNLRFPFNGESSASLLRILSVGKPIIVTDIGSFSDFPNDVVLKIPQPRHSDEVEEIFKSLVLLTQNPDYRQSLSENAYKYISKEHSQERCANLYAKFIQEILSSTEAKSKKLADYVGRELAKVAPNISKKVLTNFAIAVENSYKEKQQVVKNINFNDSVISIQENR; encoded by the coding sequence ATGAAAATAGCTATTGATATTCAAGCTCTTCAAACAAATAATTCTAGAAATAGAGGTATTGGACGTTATACACAATCTGTAATAGAAGCTATATTTAGACAGCAGAATACTCTCAGTTACCAGTTATATACTAACAGTACTCTACCAGCACCAGAGCTGGATAAGAATTACTTTCAATATAATTCTGTAGATTACCCTTACATTGGTAGTTGCGACATCAATGATCTATTGTTAAAAACTGTTTTAATGGCAGCAGATGTTGACATAATATTTATACCTAGCCCGATGGAGGGTTTTGACTCCACAATACCTGACTATAGCGATTTTACTAAAAAAGTTTTTGTTATCTGCTATGATTTAATTCCCCTTATTTTTTCCGATAAATACTTAAATGATCCGAATTTACGCTCATTTTACATGAAGCGCTTAAGAAATATACAAAATGCTGATTTTATATTCGCAATCTCGGAAGCTACTCGCCAAGATGTAATTAAATACCTAGACATATCTCCTGAGAGGATTTTAAACGTTTCAGGTGGTGTTTCTAGTTTTTTTACTCCAATTCAAGCTCATGAACATCAAGCTTGGTTTGAAACTTTCGCAAAGAAATTTGGTATTTACAAGAAATTTATTCTTTATACTGGAGGTGAAGATTGGCGAAAGAACATTGAAGGGCTAGTTACTGCTTTTTCTACCTTACCTAAAGATTTGCAAGAATGTTATCAGTTAGTAGTTGCTTGCAAAGTTTCTGAGCATTTTAGTAAAGAAATAAATAGTTTAGCTTCAAAATTAGAAATTAATAAATCTATAATATTAACAAATTATGTTACAGATGAAGAATTAAGAGCTTTATACTCAACCTGCTCTCTATTCGTTTTTCCTTCTTTTTATGAAGGCTTTGGTTTACCGCTACTTGAGGCTATTTCATGTGGAGCACCAGCTATTGCAAGTAATAGCTCATCTTTGCCAGAAATTTTAGGTTCTGATGAATTACTGTTTGATCCATACTCACCTTCTGATATGGCTAGGATCATGCAAAAAGTTCTATCTGATGAGAACCTAAGAAAAAAAATTTCTGATAATGCACTTTTACAATCAGCAAAATTTTCTTGGAAATATGTTGCTAAAAATATCCTCGATGTGTTTCAAGAGCATCAGGTATTAAAGAAAGTATCCATCTCAGCTAATCAAAAGCCACAAATAGCTTTTTTTAGCCCATTTCTACCAGCTAAATCTGGTATAGCAGACTATACTCAGGATTTGTTACCATCCTTGGTGCAACATATTAGCCTTGATTTATACCATGATGATAGTTATTTGCCCGATATTAACATCAGTAATAACTTATTTTCTCATAGTAAATTTGAAGAAAGATTAAAATTTCAACTATATGAAGCTATTATTTACCAGATAGGGAATAGTAGTTACCATTCTTATATATACTCCCACTTAATGAGATATTCGGGAATATCTGTGTTGCATGACTATTATCTAGGAGGGTTAATTAATGATATGGAAGCTCGTTGTCCAGAGCTTGGTGTAAAATTTGATAAAGAGCTAGAACACTGTTACGGAAAAGATAGAGCAGTAGAAATTTTAACCCTTTTAAAAACAAAAAATTTAGATGTTAATAAGAATTTATCTGAAGTAGGTATTTATGTAAATAGAAGAATTTTTACACGTTCTCTAGGAGTTATATTACACAGCAAATGGGCTTATAACCATGCTATTAAAGAATTTGTTAATGATAATTGCCATATTGTTCATATACCTCAGATAGTACCAAAGTATATTGTTAAAGATAAATCAGCAAGAGATCAGCGCAAAGAGTTGGGTCTTCCAGACGATAAACTTATAATATCAACCTTTGGATTTATTAATAATACTAAACGTCCGCTACAAATTCTTTATGCATTTAATAAGTATCTTGTAACTCAACCTAATGCTTACTTAATATTTGTTGGTGGTACTGATTACCTTGGTACAATTAATATAGAAGATGAAATTAGAAAGCTAAGTTTACAAAATAAAGTAAAAGTTACTGGCTATGTCAATATGTCAGATTTTTACCATTATATAGAAGCATCAGATATATGCCTCAACTTAAGATTTCCTTTCAACGGAGAAAGCTCTGCATCACTTCTGCGAATTTTGTCTGTTGGTAAGCCTATTATTGTCACAGATATCGGTTCATTCTCTGATTTTCCCAATGATGTAGTCTTAAAAATACCCCAGCCTAGGCACAGTGATGAAGTAGAAGAGATATTCAAATCTCTGGTTTTACTAACTCAAAACCCAGACTACAGACAATCCTTGAGCGAAAATGCATATAAGTATATTTCTAAGGAACATTCCCAAGAAAGATGTGCTAATTTATATGCTAAATTTATCCAGGAAATACTTTCTTCAACTGAAGCAAAAAGTAAAAAACTTGCTGACTATGTGGGACGTGAATTAGCTAAAGTTGCACCCAATATATCCAAAAAAGTGCTTACTAATTTTGCTATAGCAGTAGAGAATTCCTATAAGGAAAAACAGCAAGTAGTTAAAAATATTAATTTTAATGATTCTGTAATATCAATACAAGAAAATAGATAA
- a CDS encoding glycosyltransferase family 4 protein produces MKIFIDCTHTAKHTYKNTGIHRVVRELTSELLKISLNRTDIEIVAVMFNGISIQRVTSLEQQEHSVFVIINKYLELVKINIKIEVILSKIKNKFINLLSDISTLIYWFDSNAVNKENIVLEFEGSTIQPGDIYVIADANWDLPKTYYRFLEALKKHKVTIVAICYDLIPIKFPHFSSKKFTEAFTKFYSEYSTLFDNVLCISKNSVEDYNNAKKEGILANDSTQVVQSFRLGCNYLKHNYDLELENTNLEIKNKLINKKYILVVGSLVPHKNIKAIISAFDLLINSNFEDTYLIFAGNKGWHLETDNLIESNKAYGTLIHILGSVTDVQLDILYKNCYCLVQASFYEGFGLPVVEALQHCKPVIASIGGSLPEVGGDFCIYFDPTQPTELYEALKKLLDSDSYYNHLVERIKNEYRPFSWQESAEQFLYCLYN; encoded by the coding sequence ATGAAGATATTTATAGATTGCACTCATACTGCAAAACATACATATAAAAATACTGGCATTCATCGAGTAGTTCGTGAATTAACATCTGAATTATTAAAAATAAGTTTAAATCGTACAGATATAGAAATAGTAGCAGTTATGTTTAATGGTATTTCCATACAGAGAGTGACTAGTCTTGAACAGCAGGAACACAGTGTTTTCGTTATAATTAATAAATATCTTGAGTTAGTAAAAATAAATATAAAAATTGAAGTTATACTTTCTAAAATCAAAAATAAATTTATAAATTTGTTATCAGATATATCAACTTTAATTTATTGGTTTGATTCAAACGCAGTCAATAAAGAAAATATTGTGCTGGAATTTGAAGGTTCTACAATCCAACCAGGAGATATTTATGTTATAGCTGATGCTAATTGGGATCTACCTAAAACTTACTACCGATTTTTAGAGGCTTTAAAAAAGCATAAAGTTACTATTGTAGCTATATGTTATGACCTTATTCCAATAAAGTTTCCACACTTCTCTTCCAAAAAGTTTACTGAAGCTTTTACAAAATTTTATAGTGAGTATTCTACTTTATTTGATAATGTGTTGTGTATATCTAAAAATAGTGTAGAAGATTATAATAATGCCAAAAAAGAAGGGATATTAGCTAATGATAGTACTCAGGTTGTCCAAAGTTTTCGCTTAGGATGTAACTACTTAAAACATAATTATGATTTAGAATTAGAAAATACTAATCTTGAGATCAAAAATAAATTAATAAATAAAAAATATATTTTGGTAGTTGGTAGCCTAGTGCCCCATAAAAATATTAAAGCTATTATTTCAGCGTTTGATTTACTGATAAATTCAAATTTTGAAGACACGTATTTAATCTTTGCAGGTAATAAGGGGTGGCACTTAGAAACTGATAATTTAATAGAATCTAACAAAGCTTATGGTACACTTATACACATATTAGGTTCAGTTACCGATGTTCAGCTAGATATTCTTTATAAAAATTGTTACTGTTTAGTTCAAGCTTCCTTTTATGAAGGATTTGGCTTACCTGTTGTAGAAGCACTACAACACTGTAAACCTGTAATTGCTAGCATTGGTGGATCTTTACCTGAAGTTGGGGGTGATTTTTGCATATATTTTGATCCTACTCAACCAACAGAACTCTACGAAGCTTTAA
- the petP gene encoding cytochrome b6f subunit PetP gives MEIGQKVKVFRLRDRVSAPVVKKLGQVGIIQGYKVTDGRGIGVVVLFDDNTSTWFFEDEIKPV, from the coding sequence ATGGAAATCGGACAAAAGGTTAAAGTCTTTCGCTTGCGCGATCGCGTTTCTGCCCCTGTGGTAAAAAAACTAGGGCAAGTGGGTATCATCCAAGGCTATAAAGTCACCGATGGTCGTGGAATCGGTGTAGTGGTGCTGTTTGACGACAATACTTCCACTTGGTTTTTTGAAGATGAAATCAAACCTGTGTAA
- a CDS encoding Uma2 family endonuclease — protein sequence MYQTDPPRPPQETMPTMYDLPSELVGESGLPDEFHRIQADLLSETCQPLTYPSEEILLASDLNLYYDPRHTLWYKRPDWYMVLGLPSASQQQDLRLSYVIWQEGVVPFLIVELLSPGTEQEDLGKTLREVNRPPTKWEVYERILRVPYYVVYDRYENRLRAFQLIGTRYEAISLPENRLWLEELELGLGLWQGSYQQTTGLWLRWYNAAGWVPTRGEKAEQERQRAERLAEYLRSQGVDPDNLS from the coding sequence ATGTATCAAACAGATCCACCCCGTCCGCCACAAGAAACCATGCCTACGATGTATGATTTACCCAGTGAATTAGTAGGGGAATCAGGTTTGCCAGATGAATTTCACCGCATTCAGGCGGATTTGCTCAGTGAAACTTGTCAGCCTCTGACTTATCCATCTGAGGAAATTTTACTTGCTAGTGACTTGAATCTTTACTACGACCCCCGCCATACTTTATGGTACAAGCGTCCTGATTGGTACATGGTTTTAGGACTACCTAGTGCTAGCCAACAGCAAGACCTACGCTTAAGTTATGTTATTTGGCAAGAGGGAGTTGTTCCATTTTTAATAGTTGAATTACTTTCACCAGGTACAGAACAAGAAGACTTAGGAAAAACACTGCGAGAGGTCAACCGACCTCCAACAAAATGGGAAGTATATGAACGCATTTTGCGGGTTCCCTACTATGTTGTCTACGATCGCTATGAAAATCGTTTGCGTGCCTTTCAACTCATAGGCACTCGCTACGAGGCAATATCTTTACCAGAGAACCGCTTGTGGCTGGAAGAGTTAGAACTAGGATTGGGTCTTTGGCAAGGTTCTTATCAACAAACAACAGGTTTGTGGTTGCGTTGGTATAATGCAGCAGGTTGGGTACCAACGCGAGGAGAAAAAGCTGAACAAGAACGTCAACGAGCAGAACGATTGGCAGAGTATTTGCGATCGCAGGGAGTTGATCCAGATAATTTGAGTTAG
- a CDS encoding ABC transporter ATP-binding protein: MEVIRLDQVSLWRRTQEEFSYDLKKTLLSVMEGKYHQPAKKLVLNKIDLVVERGEKIGIIGANGSGKSTLLKIISGILQPTSGLVRVRGQIAPLIELGAGFDAEISVMDNILLYGVLLGYSRAEMRERTLSILEFAELEDYALIPVKGLSSGMVARLGFAIATDIQPDILILDEVLSVGDESFKNKCKRRIEQFWNRNATVLVVSHDLKFIRQSCVRGIWLDQGKVRFRGNADETADYYLNSISQI; this comes from the coding sequence ATGGAAGTAATTCGCCTAGATCAAGTTTCGCTGTGGCGACGGACACAAGAAGAGTTTTCTTATGACCTAAAGAAAACACTGCTGTCTGTTATGGAGGGTAAATATCACCAGCCTGCGAAGAAACTGGTGCTAAATAAGATTGATTTAGTTGTTGAAAGAGGGGAAAAAATAGGAATTATAGGGGCAAATGGCTCGGGTAAATCAACACTATTAAAGATAATTTCTGGGATTTTGCAACCTACCAGTGGTTTAGTGCGAGTGCGTGGACAAATTGCTCCATTGATTGAACTAGGAGCGGGGTTTGATGCAGAAATTTCTGTAATGGATAATATTTTGCTGTATGGTGTATTACTGGGATATTCTCGAGCAGAAATGCGGGAAAGAACGCTTTCAATATTAGAGTTCGCAGAGTTAGAAGATTATGCATTAATACCAGTGAAGGGACTATCTTCTGGTATGGTAGCCCGATTAGGGTTTGCGATCGCCACTGATATACAGCCGGACATTTTGATATTGGATGAAGTATTGTCGGTAGGAGATGAAAGTTTCAAAAACAAGTGTAAGCGAAGGATTGAGCAATTTTGGAATCGTAACGCTACTGTATTAGTAGTTTCTCATGATTTAAAGTTTATAAGACAGTCTTGTGTTCGAGGAATTTGGTTAGATCAAGGAAAAGTACGTTTTAGGGGAAATGCGGATGAAACTGCCGACTACTATTTAAATTCAATAAGTCAAATTTAA
- a CDS encoding class I SAM-dependent methyltransferase: protein MDYEKILERIYNVYQESVMFYHPVEKEQDEQNKAINIPNKLIHNSYVTEIDGNYLLFFNEIYTNTIRKWLKNILKKIAWPIFKRQIYYNSAVRQILYNLIQKSDEYSTRDREVNERLSQLEQKVEQYSKLEQKVEQYSQLEQKVEQLSQLEQKVEQLSAELQVNNNVASQFASAEEAKIKSGLWFNDPIWVGHRDNGEAYWVETTERILEKTFVLHSLAYLYQSRHIEILDVGAAESLLSYELASFNYSVTAIDIRPIVLFHPNLKFVQTDICKPVLPPASFDCVIALSTLEHIGLGWYGDETGESYDVKAVQQISLLLKPQGSFILTVPYGKKALTPVHRIYNQESLQKLIQDFKIIQISYGVRKDEFTWTITENELEASEKEHNQNNYLPGAVAMLVCKKNLV from the coding sequence ATGGATTACGAAAAAATACTAGAGCGTATTTATAATGTTTATCAAGAATCTGTTATGTTTTATCATCCTGTTGAAAAGGAACAAGATGAACAAAATAAAGCAATAAATATACCTAATAAATTAATACATAATAGTTACGTTACAGAAATTGATGGTAACTATTTACTATTTTTTAATGAGATATATACGAATACTATTCGTAAATGGTTAAAAAATATTTTAAAGAAAATAGCATGGCCTATTTTTAAAAGACAAATTTATTATAATTCTGCTGTTAGACAAATTTTATACAATTTAATACAAAAAAGTGATGAATATTCTACAAGAGATAGAGAGGTAAACGAAAGGTTGTCTCAACTTGAGCAAAAAGTAGAACAGTATTCTAAACTTGAGCAGAAAGTAGAGCAGTATTCTCAACTTGAGCAGAAAGTAGAACAGCTTTCTCAACTTGAGCAGAAAGTAGAACAACTCTCTGCTGAACTACAAGTTAATAATAATGTAGCTAGTCAATTCGCTTCTGCTGAGGAAGCAAAAATTAAGAGTGGATTATGGTTTAATGATCCAATCTGGGTAGGCCATCGTGATAATGGTGAAGCTTACTGGGTTGAGACTACTGAAAGAATTTTAGAAAAGACTTTTGTCTTGCATTCTCTAGCCTATTTATATCAATCTAGGCATATAGAAATTTTAGATGTAGGCGCTGCCGAAAGTCTACTGTCGTATGAGTTAGCTAGTTTTAATTATTCAGTTACAGCAATAGATATTCGTCCCATAGTGTTATTTCATCCCAATTTGAAGTTTGTTCAAACTGATATCTGTAAACCTGTATTACCGCCAGCTAGTTTTGATTGCGTTATCGCTTTATCTACTCTAGAACATATTGGTTTGGGATGGTATGGAGATGAAACAGGAGAGAGTTATGATGTGAAAGCTGTCCAACAGATTAGTTTGCTTTTAAAGCCACAAGGTAGTTTCATACTAACAGTTCCTTATGGGAAAAAAGCTTTAACACCAGTACATAGAATATATAACCAAGAATCTCTCCAAAAACTGATTCAAGATTTCAAGATAATTCAAATATCCTATGGAGTACGTAAGGATGAGTTCACTTGGACTATCACTGAAAACGAATTAGAAGCATCTGAAAAAGAACATAATCAAAATAATTACCTTCCTGGTGCGGTAGCTATGTTGGTATGTAAAAAAAATCTGGTGTAA
- a CDS encoding ABC transporter permease codes for MKLSVKSNSTWLQMWRYWELLHVLVARNLKVRYRGSFLGVYWSLLNPLIMTGLYTAIFGATFASYYNNSIPNYVLAAFTGLVVINFFSSSTSQALSSVVGNGSLLNKIRLPVSIFPISMIAANVFQFAVGVLPLLGIITFVKSKSLVNVLALLFPFLALVLVCTGVGFLVSALYVFFRDLPYFYELVIFVIWISSPVFYPPAIVPKTVRAFLGLNPLSPIIESIRQITLSGALPDLSLIWGALLSGIIILSLGWVCFHLWRHQFMDLL; via the coding sequence ATGAAGCTTTCGGTTAAAAGTAATTCAACTTGGTTGCAAATGTGGCGTTACTGGGAATTGCTGCACGTCTTGGTAGCGCGAAATCTTAAAGTGCGTTACCGGGGTTCATTCCTGGGGGTTTATTGGTCGCTCTTGAACCCGTTGATTATGACGGGGTTGTACACTGCAATTTTTGGAGCAACGTTTGCGTCGTATTACAATAACTCAATCCCAAACTATGTATTAGCAGCGTTTACAGGGCTGGTGGTAATCAACTTCTTTTCATCTTCTACCTCTCAGGCATTGAGTAGTGTTGTGGGCAACGGCTCACTTTTGAATAAAATTCGCCTGCCAGTCAGTATTTTTCCCATCTCAATGATTGCAGCAAATGTATTTCAGTTTGCCGTCGGAGTGTTGCCCTTGTTAGGAATTATAACTTTTGTTAAATCTAAGAGCTTAGTAAATGTGCTAGCATTGCTGTTTCCATTTCTAGCGCTGGTTTTAGTCTGTACAGGAGTTGGTTTTTTGGTAAGCGCTTTATATGTATTTTTTAGAGATTTACCTTATTTTTATGAGTTAGTTATATTTGTAATTTGGATCAGTAGTCCTGTATTTTATCCGCCAGCCATTGTTCCAAAAACAGTAAGAGCGTTTTTAGGGTTAAATCCTTTATCACCAATTATTGAAAGTATCCGTCAAATTACACTATCGGGAGCGCTACCGGATTTAAGTTTAATTTGGGGAGCCTTACTCAGTGGCATAATTATTTTGTCACTGGGATGGGTTTGTTTTCACTTGTGGCGACATCAATTTATGGATTTGCTGTAA
- a CDS encoding GDP-mannose 4,6-dehydratase, with protein sequence MTTKKALITGLTGQDGSYLAELLLDKGYEVFGLVRRSSSSNLDRINHFSNNIQILSGDLLDQSSLMDVIAEAQPDEIYNLASQSYVPISWTQPALTAEYTALGVSRLLESIRRCKPNARFYQASSSEVFGQPDESPQTERTAFRPRNPYGVAKAYAHWMTINYRQKYNLYTCCGITYTHESPRRGTEFVFRKITHTVAQIKLGLANELKLGNLEARRDWCYAKDAVYAMWLMLQQEQPNDYIIASGETYSVKELVECAFNCVGLNWEDYVSVDPAFYRPDEPVQLVGCIDKIKTEIGWQPEYSFNHLVELMVDYDLKKLSS encoded by the coding sequence ATGACAACAAAAAAAGCGTTGATCACAGGTTTAACCGGACAAGACGGCTCTTACCTTGCTGAACTATTGCTAGATAAAGGTTATGAAGTATTCGGTTTAGTCCGCCGTTCAAGTTCTAGCAATCTTGACCGCATCAATCATTTTTCTAATAATATTCAAATTTTATCTGGTGACCTTCTAGATCAATCTTCCTTAATGGATGTGATTGCTGAAGCTCAACCTGACGAAATTTATAATCTTGCCTCACAAAGCTATGTCCCCATTTCTTGGACACAGCCTGCTCTAACGGCTGAATACACAGCACTTGGTGTCTCTCGCTTACTAGAATCTATCCGTCGCTGCAAACCAAATGCTAGGTTCTATCAAGCCTCCAGTAGTGAAGTTTTTGGTCAACCTGACGAATCACCCCAAACCGAACGTACTGCTTTCCGTCCCCGTAACCCTTATGGTGTAGCGAAAGCTTATGCTCATTGGATGACTATCAACTATCGGCAAAAATATAATCTTTATACTTGTTGCGGTATCACTTATACCCACGAATCACCTCGACGCGGTACAGAATTTGTATTTCGTAAAATCACACATACTGTGGCTCAAATCAAACTTGGTTTGGCAAATGAATTAAAATTAGGAAACCTAGAAGCTCGCCGTGACTGGTGCTACGCCAAAGATGCTGTTTACGCCATGTGGCTGATGTTACAGCAAGAGCAACCCAATGACTACATCATCGCCAGTGGTGAAACTTACTCTGTTAAAGAACTTGTTGAGTGTGCCTTTAACTGTGTTGGGCTTAATTGGGAGGATTATGTCTCAGTAGACCCCGCTTTTTATCGCCCTGATGAACCTGTGCAGTTAGTTGGCTGCATTGATAAAATTAAGACTGAGATAGGTTGGCAGCCTGAATACTCCTTTAATCATTTAGTTGAGTTAATGGTTGATTATGATCTTAAGAAATTGAGTAGTTAG